A window of bacterium contains these coding sequences:
- a CDS encoding glycosyltransferase family 9 protein, with amino-acid sequence KDIQKILYTFKGKDIFDLTNKLSLRDYSALLEKSDLIITPDATSMYLASAVGCPIVALFGPGNPYRYGPFSVKNLVVHSNLPCFPCDINKRCNRSYKCLDIVTSEKVIKASTLLINEKEEPFLFEI; translated from the coding sequence AAAAAGATATTCAAAAAATATTATATACTTTCAAAGGTAAAGATATATTTGATTTAACAAATAAATTAAGTTTAAGAGATTATTCTGCTCTACTTGAAAAATCTGATTTGATTATCACCCCTGATGCTACTTCTATGTACCTGGCTTCTGCTGTAGGATGTCCAATTGTTGCGTTGTTTGGTCCGGGCAACCCCTACAGGTATGGTCCTTTTAGTGTAAAAAACCTTGTAGTACACAGCAACTTACCTTGTTTTCCGTGCGACATAAATAAAAGATGTAACCGTAGTTATAAATGTTTAGATATTGTAACTTCAGAAAAAGTAATTAAAGCTTCAACCCTTTTAATTAACGAAAAAGAAGAACCTTTCCTATTTGAAATTTAA
- a CDS encoding glycosyltransferase family 4 protein, which yields MKILRVLPAMDFGGIERGVYDFSLKATELGNKVVVVSEDGRFIDILKKRGIKHYNVPLDKKSITCFLKNSEKIKDIIEEEKPDIIHTQSRYPCWVMSYVMKSFPKTPWVTSIHSFNPVRIYSKSEGFGNKVIVVSNALKNYAVDYLKVDEKKIKVIHNGISDKFTKIIKERKTSVCIGMISRFALYKGHFIFLEAIKQVIDKSNLDINVLIVGTGNSSYKSKLEEWIKNNGVQNIVRIVREDSVEALKKIDILVVPSFVPEGFGRTVVEAQLSRTPVIGTNIGALPELIEDGKTGFLVDPKNSQQISEKIEYIIKNSDIREEIIENALNNALENFTLTNMVENTIQVYQELL from the coding sequence ATGAAAATACTTAGAGTGTTGCCGGCAATGGATTTTGGTGGAATTGAGAGAGGAGTTTATGATTTTTCATTAAAAGCTACAGAATTAGGTAATAAAGTAGTTGTAGTTTCTGAAGACGGTAGATTTATAGATATATTGAAAAAAAGAGGTATTAAACATTACAATGTTCCGCTTGATAAAAAGAGTATAACTTGTTTTTTGAAAAACAGTGAAAAGATTAAAGATATAATTGAAGAAGAAAAACCGGATATTATTCATACTCAAAGCCGTTATCCTTGCTGGGTAATGTCCTATGTGATGAAATCTTTTCCTAAAACCCCTTGGGTAACAAGCATTCACAGTTTTAATCCCGTAAGAATATATAGTAAGTCCGAAGGATTTGGAAATAAAGTTATTGTTGTAAGTAATGCTTTAAAAAATTACGCTGTAGATTATTTAAAAGTTGACGAAAAAAAGATAAAGGTAATACATAACGGGATTTCTGATAAATTTACTAAAATAATAAAAGAAAGAAAAACTTCTGTTTGTATTGGTATGATATCACGTTTCGCTCTTTATAAAGGACATTTTATTTTTTTAGAGGCTATAAAACAGGTGATAGATAAAAGTAATCTGGATATAAATGTTCTTATAGTTGGAACTGGCAACAGTTCTTACAAATCTAAACTTGAAGAATGGATTAAAAATAATGGAGTGCAAAATATTGTAAGAATTGTTAGAGAAGATAGTGTTGAAGCATTAAAAAAGATTGATATACTTGTTGTTCCCTCCTTTGTTCCTGAAGGCTTTGGAAGAACAGTGGTAGAAGCCCAACTTTCAAGGACACCTGTTATTGGGACAAATATAGGCGCATTACCAGAACTTATAGAAGATGGTAAGACAGGCTTTCTTGTAGACCCAAAAAATTCTCAACAGATATCAGAAAAAATAGAATACATTATTAAAAACTCCGATATAAGGGAAGAAATAATTGAAAACGCTTTAAATAATGCATTAGAGAACTTCACACTAACTAATATGGTAGAGAACACCATACAGGTTTATCAAGAACTCCTATAA